A section of the Methanosarcina mazei S-6 genome encodes:
- a CDS encoding histidine phosphatase family protein, producing the protein MIITGHLILVRHGEPGLKPGERLSGWIDIPLSRKGIEEALECAKALENIEIDIAFASDLVRTQETLFIILSGQKKTGVVVHEKTEDKVPPEKLDWYSYPEKLGEDLIPVYTTPALNERYYGKLQGRKKQKMEEKYGAEQVANWRWNFEPGPPEGESLKAVYERTVPYFRKKVMPALEGGKNVLICAHQSSLRALVKYIEDISDKDIREVRLSTGELAIYHFSEGKLVRENEELGPELKRNI; encoded by the coding sequence GTGATAATCACGGGTCATCTTATACTTGTCAGGCATGGAGAACCTGGCCTGAAGCCAGGGGAAAGGCTTTCGGGCTGGATTGACATCCCGTTAAGCAGGAAAGGCATAGAAGAAGCACTTGAATGTGCGAAAGCGCTTGAAAACATAGAAATAGACATTGCTTTTGCATCAGACCTTGTCCGAACACAGGAAACCCTTTTCATCATACTTTCGGGCCAGAAAAAAACAGGGGTTGTTGTACACGAGAAAACAGAAGATAAAGTGCCCCCGGAAAAGCTTGACTGGTATTCCTACCCCGAAAAGCTCGGAGAAGACCTTATCCCGGTTTATACGACTCCTGCTCTGAACGAGCGTTACTACGGCAAACTTCAGGGCAGAAAAAAGCAGAAAATGGAAGAAAAATACGGTGCAGAACAGGTAGCAAACTGGCGCTGGAACTTTGAACCGGGCCCTCCGGAAGGGGAAAGCTTGAAAGCTGTCTATGAGCGCACAGTTCCCTATTTCCGAAAAAAAGTCATGCCTGCCCTTGAAGGAGGAAAAAATGTGCTGATCTGCGCCCACCAGAGCAGCCTGAGGGCTCTTGTCAAATACATAGAGGATATTTCCGACAAAGATATCAGGGAAGTAAGGTTGTCCACTGGAGAGCTTGCAATTTACCATTTTTCCGAAGGAAAACTTGTCAGGGAAAATGAAGAGCTCGGACCTGAGCTGAAAAGGAATATTTAA